The Drechmeria coniospora strain ARSEF 6962 chromosome 02, whole genome shotgun sequence genome has a segment encoding these proteins:
- a CDS encoding putative histidine phosphotransferase HPT1p, whose product MPSSDDSTAASAPTAATDDSIEFQLGDAVDMSTFNQILEMDEPGDHEFSASIVFGFFEQAEETFASMATALKEKDLDQLSQLGHFLKGSSATLGFVKVRDGCEKIQRYGKNENEDGSEEPDSELCLKRITEALAVVRTDYKDVEKRLKKCFENEKDTTADA is encoded by the exons ATGCCATCGTCCGACGATAGT acagcggcgtcggcgccgacggcggcaaccgACGACAGCATCGAGTTCCAGCTGggggacgccgtcgacatgtcCACCTTTAACCAGATCCTCGAAATGGACGAGCCTGGCGATCACGAATTCAGCGCCTCCATCGTCTTTGGTTTCttcgagcaggccgaggagacgtttgcctcgatggcgacggccct AAAGGAAAAGGACCTCGACCAGCTGTCCCAACTCGGTCACTTTCTGAAGGGTTCATCCGCCACCCTAGGCTTCGTCAAGGTGCGCGACGGCTGCGAGAAGATTCAGCGGTACGGCAAGAACGAGAACGAGGACGGGTCCGAGGAACCCGACTCGGAACTCTGTCTGAAGCGGATCACGGAagcccttgccgtcgtcagGACCGATTACAAGGATGTCGAGAAGAGGCTCAAGAAGTGCTTCGAGAACGAAAAGGACACCACAGCCGACGCATAA
- a CDS encoding PP-loop family protein, translating to MSVPTRVFHHGPKPISALEFRDAVEAVCPPRFPAVRHARPRRVGTSVCRRLQLPLGLVLTPLVVLVLASLLLLVKVLTVYFVLALAVSGGVDSMAMAFLFSKLLKTHRGIKIADNPAESAYCLVIDHQLRQGSAREASRVAQELQKMGLKAIVKQLNWKGAVPDRDKESTTMTMADPSQLPNLESVARTLRYQILGLSCRHLQSSSLFFAHHSDDQYETVLMRLLAGHGYRGLRGIPETNPIPECYELHGVYKSGLLDDQRQRNPFLSFKPPNRELRRLRWILTHDFKEESWHQIRTCLGVDGLSMPFPGHDVPDADPRLPYLTPLSSEDGGVTIYRPLLAFDKDRLIATCEANKIPWFEDRTNADATLTTRNAVRHVAKSCTLPRALQKPAILALCRRAKRKATREEAEAHRWLMREAVIQDFDPNAGTLLVNLPSLPTRLPKVRRLYDSARDEARRPHRRAMAAIAIRKLIDFVTPELHPPPLSNLSTVVDRLFPELSTSTGSDQENAKAFSIAAVLFTPVGGPLPTKWFLARAPYSSSQPLPQRKLPGYLSYTPVAWGDASAVPSARHGHAHWRTWKTAKIWDGRFWIRVSACVPARFHVQPLLPRDVKPFRRALPPTQRAKLERILKHHAPGKVRYSLPALYSVEGPKGADAATQTQTLLALPSLGIHVPGLERWVRYEARYKNVDLSLLGLRRRRGHKRPVIGYRASCSASRRRRRRRRSVARKVKAKPRPGKPDAACSG from the coding sequence ATGAGCGTGCCTACCCGTGTCTTTCACCACGGTCCCAAACCCATCTCTGCCCTCGAGTTTCGGGAtgcggtcgaggccgtctgTCCGCCGCGGTTTCCCGCCGTCCGCCATGCGCGGCCACGGCGAGTCGGTACGTCGGTTTGTCGTCGCCTTCAACTCCCGCTCGGGCTCGTGCTCACGCCCCTCGTCGTTCTCGTGCTCGCCtccctcctgctgctcgtcaaGGTGCTGACAGTCTATTTCGTTCTAGCCCTCGCCGTGAGCGGAGGAGTCGActccatggccatggccttcCTCTTCTCCAAGCTGCTCAAGACCCATCGAGGCATCAAAATTGCCGACAACCCGGCCGAAAGCGCCTACTGCCTTGTCATCGACCACCAGCTGCGGCAAGGCAGTGCTCGGGAAGCGTCCCGCGTGGCCCAGGAGCTCCAGAAGATGGGTCTCAAGGCCATCGTCAAGCAGCTGAATTGGAAGGGCGCCGTCCCCGATCGAGACAaggagtcgacgacgatgaccaTGGCGGACCCCTCCCAGCTGCCCAACCTCGAGAGCGTGGCACGCACGCTGCGGTACCAGATTCTTGGCCTCAGTTGTCGGCACCTCCAGTCCAGCAGCCTCTTCTTCGCTCACCATTCCGATGACCAGTACGAGACGGTCTTGATGCGTCTGCTCGCGGGGCATGGCTACCGAGGCTTGCGAGGCATCCCCGAGACCAACCCGATCCCCGAGTGCTACGAACTGCACGGCGTCTACAAGAGCGGGCTGCTCGACGACCAGCGGCAGCGGAATCCCTTTTTGAGCTTCAAGCCGCCCAACAGGGAGCTGAGGCGGCTGCGATGGATCCTGACCCACGACTTCAAGGAGGAGTCCTGGCACCAGATCCGGACCTGCCTGGGTGTCGACGGCCTGTCGATGCCGTTTCCCGGCCATGACGTTCCCGACGCGGACCCTCGACTTCCGTACCTGACCCCGCTCAGCAGCGAAGACGGCGGAGTGACAATCTACCGTCCGCTGCTCGCCTTCGACAAGGACAGGCTCATCGCCACCTGCGAAGCCAACAAGATTCCATGGTTCGAGGACCGCACCAACGCCGATGCAACGTTGACGACCCGCAACGCCGTTCGGCACGTGGCCAAGTCCTGCACGCTGCCTCGAGCGCTGCAAAAGCCAGCCATCCTGGCCTTGTGTCGGAGAGCGAAGCGCAAGGCGACGcgggaggaggccgaggcccaCCGTTGGCTGATGCGAGAGGCCGTCATCCAAGATTTCGATCCCAACGCCGGAACGCTTCTCGTGAACCTTCCATCCTTGCCCACGAGGCTGCCCAAGGTCAGGCGGCTCTATGACTCGGCAAGAGACGAAGCTCGCAGGCCGCATAGACGAGCCATGGCCGCGATTGCCATCCGGAAGCTCATCGACTTTGTCACCCCCGAGCTTCATCCGCCACCGTTGAGCAATCTTTCCACCGTCGTGGACCGCCTCTTCCCGGAACTGTCCACTTCCACCGGTTCCGACCAGGAGAACGCCAAGGCCTTTTCCATTGCTGCCGTGCTCTTCACGCCCGTCGGAGGCCCGCTTCCAACCAAATGGTTTCTCGCGAGGGCGCCGTATTCGTCATCGCAGCCGCTGCCGCAGCGGAAGCTGCCCGGCTACCTCAGCTACACGCCCGTGGCCTGGGgcgacgcctcggccgtgccctCGGCCCGACACGGACACGCCCACTGGCGAACGTGGAAGACGGCCAAGATCTGGGATGGCCGCTTCTGGATACGGGTCAGCGCCTGCGTGCCTGCGCGCTTTCACGTCCAGCCTCTGCTCCCGCGGGACGTGAAGCCGTTCCGGAGggccctgccgccgacgcagcgAGCCAAGCTCGAGCGCATCCTCAAGCATCACGCTCCCGGCAAGGTGAGGTACTCACTCCCGGCGCTCTACAGCGTCGAAGGCCCGAAaggcgccgacgcggcgacgCAAACGCAGACGCTGCTGGCCCTGCCCAGCCTCGGCATCCACGTGCCGGGACTGGAGAGGTGGGTCCGGTACGAGGCAAGATATAAGAACGTCGACCTGTCCTTGCTCGGCCTCCGCAGACGCAGAGGCCACAAGCGGCCTGTCATCGGCTACCGCGCCTCCTGCAGCGCGTCGAgaaggcggaggaggaggagacggagtGTCGCACGGAAAGTCAAGGCCAAGCCCCGCCCCGGAAAGCCAGATGCAGCCTGCAGCGGATGA
- a CDS encoding calcium dependent mitochondrial carrier protein — MDSTKLVADGHVKNGKEEPQNPLDARVGVLWTKLNLNREDELDLKGMKKGFHIIDHRKLPTHCGAGGETRRKPMLMKMMREALKNADDLLNQIFREVDTNHDGRIQYEEFRTFVEHADRELNRLFKAIDKDGNGKLDMKELQTAFRTAGLTVSNRRLAEFFQDMDKNLDGYVSFEEWRNFLLFMPAREHDSHLRAVLSYYESVVNVTPEGDSTVSGETLEGLGTGRSSSYPVVQSLFGSLLRVAFPSEYPTNTIPTPPTIPQNPWIEKKAEKANVETEVFPSQIQAMEVAADLAADTIFHAAAAGSCAAQDTPDVGDGTLEEHLGESQSFGTAAVSQRKFRLTDYSPDPGYFLAGAIAGGVSRTATAPLDRLKVYLLVNTRVSSETAAVALKQGRPIAAVKNAVRPFGDAVRELFHSGGLRGFFAGNGLNVVKIMPETAIKFGSYEAAKRALANFEGHGDPRRINSYSKFTAGGLAGMIAQFCVYPLDTLKFRLQCETVKDGLTGSALVRQTAVKMYADGGVRACYRGVTMGLIGMFPYSAIDMGMFELLKKTYRSYYAEYAGCHEDDANPGNIATGIIGATSGAIGATVVYPLNVVRTRLQTQGTVMHRATYTGVWDVTQKTVAREGIRGLYKGLTPNMLKVAPALSITWIVYENSKTFLGLN; from the exons ATGAAGAAGGGATTTCACATCATCGACCACCGTAAGCTACCCACCCACTGCGGGGCTGGCGGGGAGACGAGACGGAAGCCGATGCTGATGAAAATGATGCGTGAAGCCCTGAAGAACGCCGACGATCTGCTCAATCAAATCTTTCGCGAGGTCGACACCAATCACGACGGCAGAATTCAATATGAAG AGTTTCGCACATTCGTCGAGCATGCCGACAGGGAGCTGAACCGCCTCTTCAAGGCCATTGACAAGGATGGTAACGGAAAGCTCGACATGAAGGAGCTCCAGACGGCCTTTCGAACCGCAGGCCTGACCGTCTCCAACCGCCGACTGGCTGAATTCTTCCAAGATATGGACAAGAACCTTGACGGATATGTCAGCTTCGAGGAATGGCG GAACTTCCTCCTCTTCATGCCGGCGCGAGAACATGACTCTCACCTCCGTGCTGTGCTCTCGTACTACGAGTCCGTCGTCAACGTCACGCCCGAGGGAGACTCTACCGTCAGCGGCGAAACTTTGGAAGGTCTAGGTACGGGACGCTCCTCCTCCTACCCTGTTGTTCAATCCCTCTTTGGCTCCCTCCTCCGAGTTGCCTTTCCCTCCGAATACCCGACCAACACGATACCCACACCACCCACGATACCCCAAAACCCTTGGATAGAAAAAAAAGCAGAAAAAGCAAATGTCGAGACGGAGGTGTTTCCGTCGCAGATACAGGCCATGGAGGTTGCAGCCGACCTGGCTGCCGACACCATCTTCcacgcggccgccgcaggTAGCTGCGCTGCGCAGGACACCCCggacgtcggcgatggcaccCTGGAGGAGCATCTTGGAGAGTCACAGTCTTTCGGCACTGCCGCTGTCAGCCAAAGAAAGTTTAGACTGACAGATTATTCCCCCGATCCAGGTTACTTCCTTGCGGGTGCCATCGCCGGGGGAGTGTCGCGGACGGCCACTGCGCCCCTCGACCGACTCAAGGTCTACCTGCTCGTCAATACCCGCGTCAGCTccgagacggccgccgtggccctcAAGCAGGGCCGacccatcgccgccgtcaagaaCGCAGTCCGCCCcttcggcgacgccgtccggGAGTTGTTCCACTCCGGCGGCCTTCGCGGCTTCTTTGCCG GCAACGGCTTGAACGTGGTCAAGATCATGCCCGAGACGGCCATCAAGTTTGGGTCGTACGAGGCCGCCAAGCGAGCCCTCGCCAACTTCGAAGGCCACGGGGACCCGAGGAGGATCAACTCGTATTCGAAATTCACCGCAGGCGGCCTCGCGGGAATGATTGCGCA GTTTTGCGTCTATCCGCTCGACACGTTAAAGTTCCGGCTCCAGTGCGAGACGGTCAAGGACGGCCTCACGGGGAGCGCCCTCGTTCGCCAGACGGCCGTCAAGATgtacgccgacggcggcgtccgaGCCTGCTATCGAGGCGTCACCATGGGACTCATCGGCATGTTTCCCTACAGCGCCATCGACATGGGCATGTTCGAGCTCCTGAAGAAGACGTACCGGTCCTACTACGCCGAGTACGCGGGCTGCCACGAGGACGATGCGAACCCGGGCAATATCGCGACGGGAATCATCGGCGCCACGTCGGGCGCCATTGGTGCCACTGTTGTCTACCCCCTGAATGTCGTCCGGACACGCCTGCAGACCCAAGGGACCGTCATGCACCGGGCGACCTACACGGGCGTCTGGGACGTCACCCAGAAGACGGTCGCGCGGGAAGGCATTCGCGGGCTCTACAAGGGGCTGACGCCCAACATGCTCAAGGTTGCTCCCGCGCTGAGCATCACCTGGATCGTCTACGAGAACTCCAAGACCTTCCTCGGTCTCAACTGA